One genomic segment of Schistosoma haematobium chromosome 6, whole genome shotgun sequence includes these proteins:
- the HEBP2_1 gene encoding Heme-binding protein 2 (EggNog:ENOG410V6J1~COG:S), which yields MSIETAPYTVSKAWTQEKVELREYNSLRWVCAMSHESSMDKASKECFWKLFRYIGGKNAQKVKVPMTAPVTIESKPDNQSVMKRCFTMGFYIPEAFQSNPPAPTEDGVFIETRPAMKVYCCALNSA from the exons ATGAGCATAGAGACTGCTCCGTATACTGTTTCGAAAGCTTGGACTCAAGAA AAAGTTGAACTGCGTGAGTATAACTCTTTACGATGGGTTTGCGCCATGAGTCATGAAAGTTCAATGGATAAGGCAAGTAAGGAGTGCTTTTGGAAATTGTTCAGGTATATTGGTGGGAAAAATGCACAAA AGGTTAAAGTACCGATGACTGCTCCAGTTACTATTGAAAGTAAACCAGATAATCAATCTGTCATGAAAAGATGTTTTACAATGGGTTTTTACATTCCTGAGGCGTTTCAATCAAATCCACCTGCTCCAACTGAAGACGGGGTATTTATAGAAACTAGACCAGCCATGAAAGTTTACTGTTG TGCACTCAACTCAGCGTGA
- the HEBP2_1 gene encoding Heme-binding protein 2, variant 2 (EggNog:ENOG410V6J1~COG:S), translating to MSIETAPYTVSKAWTQEKVELREYNSLRWVCAMSHESSMDKASKECFWKLFRYIGGKNAQKVKVPMTAPVTIESKPDNQSVMKRCFTMGFYIPEAFQSNPPAPTEDGVFIETRPAMKVYCWTYSGFSNNDKALNNARKLGESLDQLGLKYIPDPFYFAGYDSPFKLINRRNEIWFKAQ from the exons ATGAGCATAGAGACTGCTCCGTATACTGTTTCGAAAGCTTGGACTCAAGAA AAAGTTGAACTGCGTGAGTATAACTCTTTACGATGGGTTTGCGCCATGAGTCATGAAAGTTCAATGGATAAGGCAAGTAAGGAGTGCTTTTGGAAATTGTTCAGGTATATTGGTGGGAAAAATGCACAAA AGGTTAAAGTACCGATGACTGCTCCAGTTACTATTGAAAGTAAACCAGATAATCAATCTGTCATGAAAAGATGTTTTACAATGGGTTTTTACATTCCTGAGGCGTTTCAATCAAATCCACCTGCTCCAACTGAAGACGGGGTATTTATAGAAACTAGACCAGCCATGAAAGTTTACTGTTG GACCTATTCAGGTTTTTCAAATAATGACAAGGCATTAAATAATGCACGTAAACTTGGTGAAAGTCTCGATCAACTTGGTTTAAAATATATACCAGATCCTTTTTATTTCGCTGGTTATGATTCACCATTCAAATTAATTAATCGTCGAAATGAAATATGGTTTAAAGCTCAATGA